In the Streptomyces cinnamoneus genome, TACACGCGTCCGGGCCGGCCCGCCAGCCGCAGGAGACGCTCGGCCAGCAGGACGGTCGGCTCGGCGGTGAAGAGGTTGGAGACGTGGCCGAGCGTGGCGATCTGGTCCGAGACCGCCCGGACGATCGCGGGATGGGCGTGGCCGAGGGCGTTGACGGCGATGCCGCCGACGAAGTCGGCGTAGCGCTTGCCGTCGGCGTCCCACACGGCCGTGCCCTCGCCGCGCACCAGGGGTACGCGCGGAGTGCCGTAGTTGTCCATCAGGGCACCCTGCCAGCGGCGGGTGAGGTCCGCGTTGGTCACTTGTCCCCCTGCTCCGGGTCGGGCACGACCATCGTGCCGATGCCTTCGTCCGTGAAGATCTCCAGCAGGATCGCGTGCTGGACGCGCCCGTCGATGACCCGGGCGGTGGTGACGCCGTTGCGCACGGCGTGCAGACAGCCCTGCATCTTGGGGACCATGCCGCTGGCCAGCTCCGGCAGCAGCCGCTCCAGTTCGCTCGCGGTGAGCTGGCTGATGACGTCGTCGCTGTTGGGCCAGTCCGCGTAGAGGCCCTCGACGTCCGTGAGGACCATCAGGGTCTCCGCGCCGAGCGCGGCGGCCAGGGCCGCCGCGGCCGTGTCGGCGTTGACGTTGTAGATGCCGCCGTCGTCGGCGCCGCGGGCGATGGACGAGACGACGGGGATGCGGCCGTTGTCGAGGAGCGCCCGGATGGCACCGGTGTCGATGTCGGTGACCTCGCCGACGCGGCCGATGTCCACCCGCTCGCCGTCGAGCTCGGCGAAGTGCTTGACGGCGGTCATGGTGTGGGCGTCCTCGCCGGTGAGGCCGACGGCGAGGGGGCCGTGCTGGTTGAGCAGCCCGACCAGCTCGCGCTGCACCTGCCCGGCG is a window encoding:
- the argB gene encoding acetylglutamate kinase, whose protein sequence is MSGSTPTTRRHTALPKARTLVEALPWLTRHHGKTVVIKFGGNAMVDDDLKAAFAQDVVFLRHAGLHPVVVHGGGPQISAHLDRLGLESEFKAGLRVTTPEAMEAVRMVLAGQVQRELVGLLNQHGPLAVGLTGEDAHTMTAVKHFAELDGERVDIGRVGEVTDIDTGAIRALLDNGRIPVVSSIARGADDGGIYNVNADTAAAALAAALGAETLMVLTDVEGLYADWPNSDDVISQLTASELERLLPELASGMVPKMQGCLHAVRNGVTTARVIDGRVQHAILLEIFTDEGIGTMVVPDPEQGDK